Proteins co-encoded in one Flavobacterium fluviale genomic window:
- the gldJ gene encoding gliding motility lipoprotein GldJ: protein MKVNKIVALQLMMSIVLMLGTASCSKKSSSTQASRATGWDVDSQNGTAARNAGKKQQAGPGLVFVEGGTFTMGKVQDDVMHDWNNTPTQQHVQSFYMDETEVTNGMYLEYLEWLKKVFPPTEENYKNIYEGASPDTLVWRNRLGYNETMTNNYLRHPSYANYPVVGVNWIQAVEFSKWRTDRVNEAVLEKSGYLKKGAKTQDVSAESLFNTEAYLASPSTTYGGNEELVLKKNPNGKRPKAGKDGVVPEEKNVYAQRSSGIILPEYRLPTEAEWEYAAAADVGQREYNIYKGQKKYPWSGDYTRSNKRKNRGDQLANFKQGNGDYGGIAGWSDDGADITNAVKSYAPNDFGLYDMAGNVAEWVADVYRPIIDNEANDFNYYRGNQYGKNKIGKDGKLEIVSTTSIKYDTLSNGKVVARNLPGEIAQVPVDEQETYLRQNFSTSDNINYRDGDKQSSRYFDFGDSESGSKADQAMYNSPKHNVTTDSLGKMIRKYDNSSKRTTLIDDKVRVYKGGSWRDRAYWLDPAQRRYFPQDMATDYIGFRCAMSRVGSKSEKRKSPRN from the coding sequence ATGAAAGTAAACAAAATTGTAGCCTTGCAGTTAATGATGTCAATTGTATTGATGTTGGGCACGGCTAGTTGTAGCAAAAAATCTAGTTCCACTCAAGCTTCTAGAGCAACTGGCTGGGATGTAGATAGTCAGAATGGAACTGCTGCTAGAAATGCAGGTAAAAAACAACAGGCTGGTCCTGGTTTAGTTTTTGTTGAAGGAGGTACGTTTACTATGGGTAAAGTACAGGATGATGTTATGCATGATTGGAATAACACGCCAACTCAACAGCACGTTCAATCATTCTATATGGATGAAACCGAAGTTACGAACGGTATGTACTTAGAATACCTAGAATGGTTAAAGAAAGTTTTCCCGCCAACGGAAGAAAATTACAAAAATATCTACGAAGGAGCATCTCCGGATACTCTTGTGTGGAGAAATCGTTTAGGATATAACGAAACGATGACAAATAACTATTTAAGACACCCATCTTATGCTAACTACCCAGTAGTTGGTGTTAACTGGATTCAAGCTGTTGAATTTAGTAAATGGAGAACAGACCGTGTGAACGAAGCTGTTCTTGAAAAAAGCGGGTATCTTAAAAAAGGTGCTAAAACGCAAGATGTTAGTGCTGAAAGTTTATTTAATACTGAAGCTTATTTAGCTTCTCCATCTACAACTTATGGTGGAAATGAAGAATTGGTATTAAAGAAAAATCCAAATGGAAAAAGACCTAAAGCAGGTAAAGATGGTGTAGTGCCAGAAGAGAAAAACGTATATGCACAACGTTCTTCTGGAATTATTTTACCAGAATATAGACTTCCTACTGAAGCAGAATGGGAGTATGCAGCTGCTGCTGATGTTGGACAAAGAGAATATAATATCTACAAAGGTCAAAAGAAATATCCTTGGTCTGGAGATTATACACGTTCTAACAAACGTAAAAATAGAGGTGATCAATTGGCTAACTTTAAACAAGGAAACGGTGATTACGGTGGAATTGCAGGATGGTCAGATGATGGAGCAGATATTACAAATGCTGTAAAAAGTTATGCACCAAACGATTTCGGTCTATATGATATGGCTGGAAACGTTGCAGAATGGGTTGCCGACGTTTACAGACCTATTATCGATAATGAAGCAAATGATTTCAACTACTATAGAGGAAATCAATACGGTAAGAATAAAATTGGTAAAGATGGTAAGCTGGAAATTGTTTCAACTACATCTATTAAATATGATACTTTAAGTAATGGTAAAGTTGTAGCAAGAAACCTTCCAGGAGAAATCGCTCAAGTACCAGTTGACGAACAAGAAACTTATTTGAGACAAAACTTCAGTACAAGTGATAATATCAACTACAGAGATGGTGATAAACAATCTTCTAGATATTTTGACTTTGGAGATTCTGAATCAGGATCTAAAGCAGATCAAGCAATGTACAACTCTCCTAAACATAATGTAACAACAGACAGTTTAGGTAAGATGATTAGAAAATATGATAACTCTAGTAAACGTACTACTTTAATCGATGATAAAGTAAGAGTTTACAAAGGTGGATCTTGGAGAGATAGAGCGTACTGGTTAGATCCAGCTCAAAGAAGATACTTCCCTCAAGATATGGCAACTGATTATATTGGTTTCAGATGTGCAATGTCTAGAGTTGGTTCAAAATCTGAAAAGAGAAAATCTCCTAGAAACTAA